From Toxorhynchites rutilus septentrionalis strain SRP chromosome 2, ASM2978413v1, whole genome shotgun sequence, a single genomic window includes:
- the LOC129768605 gene encoding LIM/homeobox protein Awh-like isoform X1: MDIKLEKLKTELRTCAACGEPIADKYLFDVDGCSWHGSCLRCSVCLTLLERQPSCYFRDRQVYCRTDYAKTFGAKCSKCSRSIAPSDWVRKARELVFHLACFSCDTCGRQLSTGEQFALIDDKVMCKTHYMDTADEGSNSSDDGCSSIDGFSKNKSKRVRTTFTEEQLHILQTNFQIDSNPDGQDLERIAHLTGLSKRVTQVWFQNSRARQKKHTHIPRDHNMAVFNALRQDLNNNSNTTLADNDHVMGKPPSMFNSHVNLINLMV; this comes from the exons ACTGAATTGAGGACCTGTGCGGCGTGCGGAGAGCCGATCGCCGATAAATACCTCTTCGACGTTGATGGATGTTCGTGGCACGGTTCCTGTTTGCGCTGTTCCGTCTGTCTCACCTTACTGGAGCGCCAGCCGTCCTGCTACTTTCGCGATCGACAAGTCTACTGCCGAACGGATTACGCCAA AACGTTCGGCGCCAAGTGTTCCAAGTGTTCCCGTTCGATCGCTCCCTCTGACTGGGTGCGGAAGGCTCGGGAACTGGTATTCCATCTGGCCTGTTTTTCCTGTGACACCTGCGGTCGCCAGCTATCGACCGGTGAACAGTTCGCGTTGATTGATGACAAAGTCATGTGCAAGACCCACTACATGGATACGGCGGATGAAGGTTCCAATTCGAGCGACG ATGGCTGCAGCAGCATAGATGGGTTCAGCAAAAACAAATCGAAACGAGTGCGTACGACTTTCACCGAGGAGCAGCTCCACATTCTGCAGACGAACTTCCAAATTGATAGCAACCCCGATGGGCAGGATCTGGAGAGAATCGCCCACCTGACGGGACTGAGCAAGAGGGTCACCCAAGTTTGGTTCCAGAACTCTCGAGCGAGACAGAAGAAGCACACGCATA TTCCTCGCGACCACAATATGGCAGTATTCAATGCGCTCCGGCAGGAtctcaacaacaacagcaacacaaCTCTCGCTGACAACGACCATGTCATGGGAAAACCGCCATCCATGTTCAACTCACACG TCAATCTCATCAATCTGATGGTGTAA
- the LOC129768605 gene encoding LIM/homeobox protein Awh-like isoform X2 produces MIIKTELRTCAACGEPIADKYLFDVDGCSWHGSCLRCSVCLTLLERQPSCYFRDRQVYCRTDYAKTFGAKCSKCSRSIAPSDWVRKARELVFHLACFSCDTCGRQLSTGEQFALIDDKVMCKTHYMDTADEGSNSSDDGCSSIDGFSKNKSKRVRTTFTEEQLHILQTNFQIDSNPDGQDLERIAHLTGLSKRVTQVWFQNSRARQKKHTHIPRDHNMAVFNALRQDLNNNSNTTLADNDHVMGKPPSMFNSHVNLINLMV; encoded by the exons ACTGAATTGAGGACCTGTGCGGCGTGCGGAGAGCCGATCGCCGATAAATACCTCTTCGACGTTGATGGATGTTCGTGGCACGGTTCCTGTTTGCGCTGTTCCGTCTGTCTCACCTTACTGGAGCGCCAGCCGTCCTGCTACTTTCGCGATCGACAAGTCTACTGCCGAACGGATTACGCCAA AACGTTCGGCGCCAAGTGTTCCAAGTGTTCCCGTTCGATCGCTCCCTCTGACTGGGTGCGGAAGGCTCGGGAACTGGTATTCCATCTGGCCTGTTTTTCCTGTGACACCTGCGGTCGCCAGCTATCGACCGGTGAACAGTTCGCGTTGATTGATGACAAAGTCATGTGCAAGACCCACTACATGGATACGGCGGATGAAGGTTCCAATTCGAGCGACG ATGGCTGCAGCAGCATAGATGGGTTCAGCAAAAACAAATCGAAACGAGTGCGTACGACTTTCACCGAGGAGCAGCTCCACATTCTGCAGACGAACTTCCAAATTGATAGCAACCCCGATGGGCAGGATCTGGAGAGAATCGCCCACCTGACGGGACTGAGCAAGAGGGTCACCCAAGTTTGGTTCCAGAACTCTCGAGCGAGACAGAAGAAGCACACGCATA TTCCTCGCGACCACAATATGGCAGTATTCAATGCGCTCCGGCAGGAtctcaacaacaacagcaacacaaCTCTCGCTGACAACGACCATGTCATGGGAAAACCGCCATCCATGTTCAACTCACACG TCAATCTCATCAATCTGATGGTGTAA